Proteins from one Cryptomeria japonica chromosome 4, Sugi_1.0, whole genome shotgun sequence genomic window:
- the LOC131875435 gene encoding sugar transporter ERD6-like 4 isoform X2, producing the protein MSFNGDLETHEDVKRPLIHKLNSWYSNSRIIIEKGGNSSQVPGVTSKGSSTSAVPCTLIVALGPLQFGFANGYTSPTESGIMSDLNLTIAEFSLFGSLSNAGAMIGAMVSGLLADYLGRKGALVVASIPNILGWIAISLAKDSSVLYIGRSLTGLGVGIMSFTVPVYIADIAPKHLRGGLGTVNMLSVTIGIFVVYLLGMFISWRHLAIAGAVPCSLLVLGLFLIPEAPRWLAKIGKDLDFEASLKILRGLDSDVSIEAAEIRSAMELNRKESKIKLSELCQRRYAFPLTIGIGLLVLQQLTGISGIMFYNASIFKSAGISDADVASLGLAGVQILMTGFIAWLMDKAGMAASFFLIGVAFYLKNHVLGASYLSSILALIGLLACIISYSIGMGAIPWIIMSEIFPINVKGVAGSVATLANLSLSWAVTMTINLLLEWSKTGTFMLYALFSGLTLTFVVLFVPETKGRTLEEIEASHR; encoded by the exons ATGAGTTTTAATGGGGATTTGGAGACTCATGAAGATGTAAAGAGACCATTGATTCATAAACTAAATAGTTGGTATAGCAATTCCAGGATTATCATTGAGAAAGGTGGCAACAGCAGTCAAGTTCCAGGGGTTACTTCCAAAGGAAGTTCTACTAGTGCTGTACCATGTACACTTATTGTAGCTTTGGGTCCTCTGCAATTTGGGTTCGCA AATGGATATACATCACCTACCGAAAGCGGCATTATGAGCGATCTCAACCTAACCATTGCTGAG TTCTCTTTATTTGGATCACTATCCAATGCCGGGGCAATGATTGGGGCTATGGTCAGTGGACTACTTGCTGATTATCTTGGAAGAAAAGGG GCACTGGTAGTAGCCTCAATACCCAATATTCTAGGGTGGATAGCCATTTCTTTGGCAAAG GATTCTTCAGTTTTGTATATAGGTAGGTCATTGACAGGCTTGGGAGTAGGAATCATGTCATTTACT GTGCCTGTGTATATTGCTGATATAGCTCCTAAACACTTGCGTGGAGGTCTTGGCACAGTCAACATG CTTTCCGTAACAATTGGTATATTCGTGGTATATCTATTGGGAATGTTCATTTCCTGGAGACATCTTGCAATTGCAG GTGCAGTTCCCTGTAGTTTATTGGTTCTTGGGCTCTTTTTAATCCCGGAAGCTCCAAGATGGCTG GCTAAGATTGGTAAAGATTTAGACTTTGAAGCTTCCTTAAAAATCCTTCGTGGGTTGGACTCTGATGTTTCAATTGAGGCAGCTGAAATTAGG AGTGCAATGGAGCTTAACAGGaaagaatcaaaaatcaaattgTCCGAGTTATGCCAGCGGAGATATGCATTCCCTCTTACT ATTGGCATTGGGCTGCTTGTATTGCAGCAGTTGACTGGAATAAGTGGCATCATGTTCTACAATGCTTCCATTTTCAAATCTGCTG GTATCTCAGATGCTGATGTTGCCTCCCTTGGACTGGCTGGAGTTCAG ATTCTGATGACTGGATTCATTGCATGGCTAATGGACAAGGCTG GAATGGCAGCCAGCTTTTTCCTCATAGGGGTTGCATTCTACCTAAAG AATCATGTGCTGGGAGCTTCGTATCTTTCCAGTATTTTGGCTTTAATTGGTTTACTG GCTTGCATTATCTCCTACTCTATTGGTATGGGGGCCATCCCATGGATTATTATGTCTGAG ATATTTCCTATCAATGTCAAGGGCGTTGCTGGTAGTGTGGCAACATTGGCCAATTTGTCTCTTTCCTGGGCAGTAACAATGACAATAAACTTATTATTAGAATGGAGCAAAACGG GAACATTCATGCTGTATGCCCTGTTCAGTGGTCTTACCTTAACCTTTGTAGTACTGTTTGTACCTGAAACTAAAGGAAGAACTCTAGAAGAAATTGAGGCATCACACAGATAA
- the LOC131875435 gene encoding sugar transporter ERD6-like 4 isoform X1: MSFNGDLETHEDVKRPLIHKLNSWYSNSRIIIEKGGNSSQVPGVTSKGSSTSAVPCTLIVALGPLQFGFANGYTSPTESGIMSDLNLTIAEFSLFGSLSNAGAMIGAMVSGLLADYLGRKGALVVASIPNILGWIAISLAKDSSVLYIGRSLTGLGVGIMSFTVPVYIADIAPKHLRGGLGTVNMLSVTIGIFVVYLLGMFISWRHLAIAGAVPCSLLVLGLFLIPEAPRWLAKIGKDLDFEASLKILRGLDSDVSIEAAEIRSAMELNRKESKIKLSELCQRRYAFPLTIGIGLLVLQQLTGISGIMFYNASIFKSAGISDADVASLGLAGVQILMTGFIAWLMDKAGRRLLLMISSAGMAASFFLIGVAFYLKNHVLGASYLSSILALIGLLACIISYSIGMGAIPWIIMSEIFPINVKGVAGSVATLANLSLSWAVTMTINLLLEWSKTGTFMLYALFSGLTLTFVVLFVPETKGRTLEEIEASHR; this comes from the exons ATGAGTTTTAATGGGGATTTGGAGACTCATGAAGATGTAAAGAGACCATTGATTCATAAACTAAATAGTTGGTATAGCAATTCCAGGATTATCATTGAGAAAGGTGGCAACAGCAGTCAAGTTCCAGGGGTTACTTCCAAAGGAAGTTCTACTAGTGCTGTACCATGTACACTTATTGTAGCTTTGGGTCCTCTGCAATTTGGGTTCGCA AATGGATATACATCACCTACCGAAAGCGGCATTATGAGCGATCTCAACCTAACCATTGCTGAG TTCTCTTTATTTGGATCACTATCCAATGCCGGGGCAATGATTGGGGCTATGGTCAGTGGACTACTTGCTGATTATCTTGGAAGAAAAGGG GCACTGGTAGTAGCCTCAATACCCAATATTCTAGGGTGGATAGCCATTTCTTTGGCAAAG GATTCTTCAGTTTTGTATATAGGTAGGTCATTGACAGGCTTGGGAGTAGGAATCATGTCATTTACT GTGCCTGTGTATATTGCTGATATAGCTCCTAAACACTTGCGTGGAGGTCTTGGCACAGTCAACATG CTTTCCGTAACAATTGGTATATTCGTGGTATATCTATTGGGAATGTTCATTTCCTGGAGACATCTTGCAATTGCAG GTGCAGTTCCCTGTAGTTTATTGGTTCTTGGGCTCTTTTTAATCCCGGAAGCTCCAAGATGGCTG GCTAAGATTGGTAAAGATTTAGACTTTGAAGCTTCCTTAAAAATCCTTCGTGGGTTGGACTCTGATGTTTCAATTGAGGCAGCTGAAATTAGG AGTGCAATGGAGCTTAACAGGaaagaatcaaaaatcaaattgTCCGAGTTATGCCAGCGGAGATATGCATTCCCTCTTACT ATTGGCATTGGGCTGCTTGTATTGCAGCAGTTGACTGGAATAAGTGGCATCATGTTCTACAATGCTTCCATTTTCAAATCTGCTG GTATCTCAGATGCTGATGTTGCCTCCCTTGGACTGGCTGGAGTTCAG ATTCTGATGACTGGATTCATTGCATGGCTAATGGACAAGGCTGGTAGGCGTCTTCTCCTCATG ATCTCATCTGCAGGAATGGCAGCCAGCTTTTTCCTCATAGGGGTTGCATTCTACCTAAAG AATCATGTGCTGGGAGCTTCGTATCTTTCCAGTATTTTGGCTTTAATTGGTTTACTG GCTTGCATTATCTCCTACTCTATTGGTATGGGGGCCATCCCATGGATTATTATGTCTGAG ATATTTCCTATCAATGTCAAGGGCGTTGCTGGTAGTGTGGCAACATTGGCCAATTTGTCTCTTTCCTGGGCAGTAACAATGACAATAAACTTATTATTAGAATGGAGCAAAACGG GAACATTCATGCTGTATGCCCTGTTCAGTGGTCTTACCTTAACCTTTGTAGTACTGTTTGTACCTGAAACTAAAGGAAGAACTCTAGAAGAAATTGAGGCATCACACAGATAA
- the LOC131875435 gene encoding sugar transporter ERD6-like 6 isoform X4, with translation MSFNGDLETHEDVKRPLIHKLNSWYSNSRIIIEKGGNSSQVPGVTSKGSSTSAVPCTLIVALGPLQFGFANGYTSPTESGIMSDLNLTIAEFSLFGSLSNAGAMIGAMVSGLLADYLGRKGALVVASIPNILGWIAISLAKDSSVLYIGRSLTGLGVGIMSFTVPVYIADIAPKHLRGGLGTVNMLSVTIGIFVVYLLGMFISWRHLAIAGAVPCSLLVLGLFLIPEAPRWLAKIGKDLDFEASLKILRGLDSDVSIEAAEIRSAMELNRKESKIKLSELCQRRYAFPLTIGIGLLVLQQLTGISGIMFYNASIFKSAGISDADVASLGLAGVQILMTGFIAWLMDKADLICRNGSQLFPHRGCILPKESCAGSFVSFQYFGFNWFTGLHYLLLYWYGGHPMDYYV, from the exons ATGAGTTTTAATGGGGATTTGGAGACTCATGAAGATGTAAAGAGACCATTGATTCATAAACTAAATAGTTGGTATAGCAATTCCAGGATTATCATTGAGAAAGGTGGCAACAGCAGTCAAGTTCCAGGGGTTACTTCCAAAGGAAGTTCTACTAGTGCTGTACCATGTACACTTATTGTAGCTTTGGGTCCTCTGCAATTTGGGTTCGCA AATGGATATACATCACCTACCGAAAGCGGCATTATGAGCGATCTCAACCTAACCATTGCTGAG TTCTCTTTATTTGGATCACTATCCAATGCCGGGGCAATGATTGGGGCTATGGTCAGTGGACTACTTGCTGATTATCTTGGAAGAAAAGGG GCACTGGTAGTAGCCTCAATACCCAATATTCTAGGGTGGATAGCCATTTCTTTGGCAAAG GATTCTTCAGTTTTGTATATAGGTAGGTCATTGACAGGCTTGGGAGTAGGAATCATGTCATTTACT GTGCCTGTGTATATTGCTGATATAGCTCCTAAACACTTGCGTGGAGGTCTTGGCACAGTCAACATG CTTTCCGTAACAATTGGTATATTCGTGGTATATCTATTGGGAATGTTCATTTCCTGGAGACATCTTGCAATTGCAG GTGCAGTTCCCTGTAGTTTATTGGTTCTTGGGCTCTTTTTAATCCCGGAAGCTCCAAGATGGCTG GCTAAGATTGGTAAAGATTTAGACTTTGAAGCTTCCTTAAAAATCCTTCGTGGGTTGGACTCTGATGTTTCAATTGAGGCAGCTGAAATTAGG AGTGCAATGGAGCTTAACAGGaaagaatcaaaaatcaaattgTCCGAGTTATGCCAGCGGAGATATGCATTCCCTCTTACT ATTGGCATTGGGCTGCTTGTATTGCAGCAGTTGACTGGAATAAGTGGCATCATGTTCTACAATGCTTCCATTTTCAAATCTGCTG GTATCTCAGATGCTGATGTTGCCTCCCTTGGACTGGCTGGAGTTCAG ATTCTGATGACTGGATTCATTGCATGGCTAATGGACAAGGCTG ATCTCATCTGCAGGAATGGCAGCCAGCTTTTTCCTCATAGGGGTTGCATTCTACCTAAAG AATCATGTGCTGGGAGCTTCGTATCTTTCCAGTATTTTGGCTTTAATTGGTTTACTG GCTTGCATTATCTCCTACTCTATTGGTATGGGGGCCATCCCATGGATTATTATGTCTGA
- the LOC131875435 gene encoding sugar transporter ERD6-like 4 isoform X3: MSFNGDLETHEDVKRPLIHKLNSWYSNSRIIIEKGGNSSQVPGVTSKGSSTSAVPCTLIVALGPLQFGFANGYTSPTESGIMSDLNLTIAEFSLFGSLSNAGAMIGAMVSGLLADYLGRKGALVVASIPNILGWIAISLAKDSSVLYIGRSLTGLGVGIMSFTVPVYIADIAPKHLRGGLGTVNMLSVTIGIFVVYLLGMFISWRHLAIAGAVPCSLLVLGLFLIPEAPRWLAKIGKDLDFEASLKILRGLDSDVSIEAAEIRSAMELNRKESKIKLSELCQRRYAFPLTIGIGLLVLQQLTGISGIMFYNASIFKSAGISDADVASLGLAGVQILMTGFIAWLMDKAGRRLLLMISSAGMAASFFLIGVAFYLKNHVLGASYLSSILALIGLLACIISYSIGMGAIPWIIMSELRHGICTRIKYKIWCSQAILRQI, from the exons ATGAGTTTTAATGGGGATTTGGAGACTCATGAAGATGTAAAGAGACCATTGATTCATAAACTAAATAGTTGGTATAGCAATTCCAGGATTATCATTGAGAAAGGTGGCAACAGCAGTCAAGTTCCAGGGGTTACTTCCAAAGGAAGTTCTACTAGTGCTGTACCATGTACACTTATTGTAGCTTTGGGTCCTCTGCAATTTGGGTTCGCA AATGGATATACATCACCTACCGAAAGCGGCATTATGAGCGATCTCAACCTAACCATTGCTGAG TTCTCTTTATTTGGATCACTATCCAATGCCGGGGCAATGATTGGGGCTATGGTCAGTGGACTACTTGCTGATTATCTTGGAAGAAAAGGG GCACTGGTAGTAGCCTCAATACCCAATATTCTAGGGTGGATAGCCATTTCTTTGGCAAAG GATTCTTCAGTTTTGTATATAGGTAGGTCATTGACAGGCTTGGGAGTAGGAATCATGTCATTTACT GTGCCTGTGTATATTGCTGATATAGCTCCTAAACACTTGCGTGGAGGTCTTGGCACAGTCAACATG CTTTCCGTAACAATTGGTATATTCGTGGTATATCTATTGGGAATGTTCATTTCCTGGAGACATCTTGCAATTGCAG GTGCAGTTCCCTGTAGTTTATTGGTTCTTGGGCTCTTTTTAATCCCGGAAGCTCCAAGATGGCTG GCTAAGATTGGTAAAGATTTAGACTTTGAAGCTTCCTTAAAAATCCTTCGTGGGTTGGACTCTGATGTTTCAATTGAGGCAGCTGAAATTAGG AGTGCAATGGAGCTTAACAGGaaagaatcaaaaatcaaattgTCCGAGTTATGCCAGCGGAGATATGCATTCCCTCTTACT ATTGGCATTGGGCTGCTTGTATTGCAGCAGTTGACTGGAATAAGTGGCATCATGTTCTACAATGCTTCCATTTTCAAATCTGCTG GTATCTCAGATGCTGATGTTGCCTCCCTTGGACTGGCTGGAGTTCAG ATTCTGATGACTGGATTCATTGCATGGCTAATGGACAAGGCTGGTAGGCGTCTTCTCCTCATG ATCTCATCTGCAGGAATGGCAGCCAGCTTTTTCCTCATAGGGGTTGCATTCTACCTAAAG AATCATGTGCTGGGAGCTTCGTATCTTTCCAGTATTTTGGCTTTAATTGGTTTACTG GCTTGCATTATCTCCTACTCTATTGGTATGGGGGCCATCCCATGGATTATTATGTCTGAG TTGCGTCATGGAATTTGTACAAGGATAAAATATAAAATTTGGTGTTCACAAGCAATTCTCCGTCAGATTTAA